The Thermodesulfobacteriota bacterium DNA window CGGTGTAAATCCGTGGTAATTTTAAAAGTGGGAATTTATGGATAAACAAAAGAAAGCGGTCGCGTTAAGATATGACAAAGACAAAGACAACGCGCCGAAAGTGGTTGCAAAGGGGAAAGGGTATATTGCGGAAAAGATCATAGAGGCGGCGCAGGAAAATAAGGTGCCGCTGTATGAAGATCGGAATTTGTCCCAGGTTTTGGAAGCGTTGGATCTTGATAGCGAAATTCCTCCCAAGCTGTACCATGCGGTTGCAGAGGTGCTTGCGTTTATCTACCAATTAAACAAGATGGCTGCGCATTAAACGGGACACTGATTGACCCGGATTAAAATTCTTATGCAGAAATTTGACATCATAAACACCCTCCTTAGCGGAATAAACCTGATTGAAGCCAGCG harbors:
- a CDS encoding EscU/YscU/HrcU family type III secretion system export apparatus switch protein produces the protein MDKQKKAVALRYDKDKDNAPKVVAKGKGYIAEKIIEAAQENKVPLYEDRNLSQVLEALDLDSEIPPKLYHAVAEVLAFIYQLNKMAAH